Sequence from the Argentina anserina chromosome 7, drPotAnse1.1, whole genome shotgun sequence genome:
TACTGTGGAGTTGTTAATGTGATGTAATGATGATGCGTTTTTTGGCTGATTTTGTGATAATGTTTGAATGTTATGTTGCCGAATTCGGGTAGTGTTGTTGAAATGTGGTTCTTGTTATAGCTTTCAGCTAGTCCTGGTGGACTTGCAGAGTGTAGGCTCCGtattgaacagtgttttgttGCTTTATCTTATTTGACAGACGAGGTTGCAGGCGCAGGCAGCTGGCGTGCCTTACTCGCATCCGCTGAGTAATATCACGAGTCGCATGGCTTTCTTCGGGCCTACCACGGTATGAACTCGATACTTTTGTGTCATGATATTTTAGTGGTACAGAGTCAATTGTTGGCGTAGCACGGTACACACTTTGGTTTCTTTGCTTAACATGTAGATGGACATGCCTGGGGTTAGAATGTGACATTATGAGTGGAAATGTGGTGCTATAGAGGGGTTGTGAACCTGTTTTGGTGGATCCTGCTGTTTGATCAGGAGTGTTTTGTACCTTCATAGATAATTATCATACCGGATCATGACTAGACACAAATTGCTGAAGTTGTGGTTAACTGAACGAGCTTGTAATTTGAACTTTAGTAGGATTGGAATTTAGGATTGTGGGGAGTTACAAGTATGCATTGTGTCCGACATATGTAAGGCGTCTGGTTGTTGTTTCATCTTCATTCATCATGGTTTGGCTGTCTAGTACCTATAGTTGATacttatttgattatatgctCTATAGATTTCTTCTGTCATTGCATTATGGGGCTTTGAATATTGAATTGATCTTGTTATTTGTCTGAATTGAATTGTTTACTTGTCTGTGCTCAGCTGTTTGCGGATTTGAGGTGTTCGCCATCTTGCACACGTGCTGGAATTCATGGTACGGTATCAATATGCCCGCCAGATTGTTTTCAGTACAAAAGCACGCTTGATGTGTTCTACAAGATCATTCGACAGGTTGGTCGGTTTTTCTCCAGAGATACCATTAATTGTGCAACAATCTACTTACATTACTTGGATGGCCACCTGTTTACGTTCTGTTGTTTAGCAGTCCAAAAAGTTAGAAGTAGGGCCAATCTTTATCTACTGGCTGTCTATCATTTTGATTAGCAATGTGATATTGCAGGAAGGGTTCACAAGGTTATGGAGAGGTACAAATGCAGGGTTGGCCCTGGCTGTTCCAACAGTAAGTTTCTATAATCTTAGTTCAGTTTCTACTTTGGTATTTGATTGATATTTCAATATGTGATGCGCCATTTTAATATTCAGGTGGGAATCTATCTACCATGCTATGACATATTTCGTAACTGGTTAGAAGAATTCACTGCTCGTAATGCTCCCAGCACGAGTGTATATGTTCCTTTAGTCGCTGGCTCTTTGGCACGCTCATTGGCATGTGCAACTTGCTATCCCATAGAACTTGCTAGAACTCGCATGCAGGTACTTTGGAGGCTTATACTTCATTGTATGTGTGATTTTGTTCTGGTTTCATTACAATTACTGCCTTACAAGTTGTTTCCGGCTTCTATGTTACAACATGCTCAGAGCAGAATGATGGTTATTACATTGATTTATTTGTTATTGTTTAATGAATATTACTAGGCATTCAAAGTGATGCAAAATGGTGCAAAGCCTCCTGGTGTTTTGAAAACTCTATTGGATGTTGTCTCTCATGTCAAGACCACAAGTAATAATGCTGAAAGCAACTGTGAGTCCTTTGTTTCTGACGATGATTTGAGTCTTCGATGATTTTAGTTTTAAGTTGATAGCACCTTAATATTCCCTTTTGTTTTAATAGTAAGAGGCTATCGTGTTCTCTGGACTGGAATGGGAGCACAACTTGCCCGCGATGTTCCCTACTCTGCAATCTGTTGGTCGACTCTTGAGCCAGTAAGAATTCACTCTATCGATAGTTTTGTTTGCATGGACGTTAACTCAAATCTGACATACTTTAATCCTAAACAGATCAGGAGAAGACTTCTTAATCTTGTAGGTGATGAAGCAAATGCAATCAGTATATTTGGGGCAAATTTTTCCGCAGGGTTTGTTGCAGGAACCATTGCTGCTGCAGCTACATGTCCTTTGGATGTTGCAAAGACCCGAAGGCAAATAGAGGTATTCTCTTCTTCTGTTCTgaattgtttcttttttcctctatatacTTACATGTCCTGCTTGTGAAAGTTTGAAAACTAAGAAGGGGCTAATTCAATATAAAGGATTCCAAATGTGAAAACTAGTGGTAATATCAGAggggtttttttattttattttatttttataaaatggTGTAGAGTTTGTACCAAACATTCTTCTTTAGGATATGTCACTTATTTGAATATAATTACTTATCTTATGGCTCTCCTTTttctttggaaaaaaaatcagaatgaTCCAGTCAGGCAAATGAAAATGACAACACGGCAGACGCTAGTGGAGGTTTGGAGGTATGCATCTCATCCTAAGATTTAATGGTATGCATATTGTTTTTTAGATGTAACCTTGTAATGAGTTAATGATACACCTCATCCTCTACTTGGTGCAGGGGTGGAGGACTTAAGGGATTATTCACGGGGGTTGGTCCTCGTGTTGGTCGTGCAGGCCCTTCAGTTGGGATTGTTGTTTCCTTCTATGAAGTGGTGAAGTATGCTCTCCATCAACGGTATGCGGCTTCATGATGGAGAGggattctttatttttctgatCCTTTTAAGGTGATAATTGACATGGTGACTGGTGACTTGCTTGTGGGAATCATCTGACATAGAAGGCCACCCCCAAGTTTTGTAGATACAGTAGATTGAAGATAACAAATTTTCATCTCTTTTAGGCCTGCAAGTGCAGGGTTTAACCTACTTCTTTCATACAGTTTTAAGTTAATCGCTACATAGTTGCTCAATGACGAGCGAAGTTTTGTACATTTAGGTTGTTTCTTTGGGTAAATCTTTTTTCTGAGACCCCTGTTCTCAGTTAATAATTCATGTCTAAAGAGATCAGATGAAATCTTCAAGTTTAATGACAATTTACACTGTTCTGAGAAAGATCAGCTGTGTTTAGTTTATCATGTCCAGCGGGAGTAAGTATTTAGTTTGTTGCTAATGAAACTAGTTCTTGAAATGAGGTAAAACCACAGCATGTTAAATCGACACTGTTCGTTTGTTATGTGGGAATCTGATTCCTCTTTTATCATGTACGAatcagtttctttcaaagttgCTTTATGTAATTTCAGGCCAAATCGTTTCAAACAGGTTATTTTTGGTGCAACAGTCTATTGTGCACAAGATAAGCTAGCCGGACCAGGAGTTGGGTGTTGAAAAACAAGCGGGCAAGAACTTAATGTAGCATTCTCTTCAAAAAAAGGACTTGTTATAGTAATTGTGAGATTATGTCCAAAAACAATGAAATATTTCCTAGCACACACACTTAAAGAAATGCTGATCCAAACTGATTTACACTTCCATTACATCATGACCACCCTAAAAGCGATTTATATGCATGTTCTTGCTTTCATATATGACTCGAATCATCGATCATATGGATGGTTCAGTGGATCAGATATGTGAGAACCAACGCCAGCAGCATTAGGATGTATGCTATCCCCTGGTCTATCGCCGTGCCTGCAATCACATAGTAAAATGTTTCCGGCAAGTTAAGTGGGATCCTCCCGGACAGAAAATGATTGCTCATCAACAACGAAATcgaaaattcaaccaaaacacACAAGGCTTGAACATGATTTCAGTCGTAATGGAAAACATCTATAAGGTTTGTATTGCAGAACTGAAATGTCACGTACGATATGTCTAGACCTATTATACTCATTACGATTCAACAAATGAGGAGGGCATAACTATAAAAAATGTACACATTCATCTGTTATAGGTGTCATGTGATGAACAACTTCAAAACTGGATTGGAAGTTCGTTATACGTGATATGTGAACATTTTCTTTAGAACGCTTACCATCGCTTGTGGGAGCCGGAGCCGGAGTCAGGCTAATAGCATGAGTCAGGGGCAAGACGACGGCGAAAATGAGAGCAACGACGGCAACCACTCTGTTGAATGATGCATCATTTACCGCCATTTTTATCCCTTCCTCTCTCTTATGTTACGTTAGAAGCTCCTCTTCTTGAAGCCAAGAAGAGCCTACGCACGTAACGTAGAAAcagagagaggaagaagaaaccgTGCCGACCCTAATGGTTTCAGAGAAGAATAGCTCTTTTGAAATTTAGAGATAGGAAGGGTGAGGGGGTGGAGGATGGAAACCCCAAAGCTTTTATAGCACACCAGTAATGGTGGTTAACCATGTAGAGATAACCCGCATGTTTAGGGACTCTTAAACACCTCTTAAACACATCACATACACATGTAAcccttcattttcttttcttctgtttATTACGAAGACGGGTTTCATGTTCTGTCATTTCGGTTAGTTCTTGATTGCCAGATAATGCCAGCATAAAACTCTTGGTGTCTCTTAATTATGAGTTGAGAGTGGGCagtgttttgttcttgttcacaAACCACCTCTCTTTTAAAAGCAAATGCAAGGTGTTTATTCATATCAGCAACAGTGATTAAAGCATACAGAGTTGTCATCTGGGTCCTAAAATCCCCAATAGTATCAGCATAACATAAATAGAACAGGTCAAATTTTTGTGAGCATGAAAAATTCCAAAGGCAGGCTCCCATGGAAAAGAGGAAAGATAACAAAGGGAGGAAAGTCATCCAGGGCTATAGCTAGTTAGCTACCTGTACAACAACACTACCTTTCTAAAAGCATATATAGACACAAGGCATTCATATTCATAGGAGTGATGGGACTATATAATACAAGCGACCTAATTTTTCTGACGTTCCTACTTGCATGTTTTATATACAAACTTGGTAGTCTGTTACCGAGAAGAGACACACTCGGCtaccaaaaagaaaactcCTCTCGCATCTCTAATAGGACTACTACTTTCTGGTAGAGGTTGAAGAATGTACATGCATATCATTAGTGGCAAGTTGCTTGCACCGTCAAGAAGGCAGAAAGAGAGGATCCTCTTTGTTTTTGTAGATCTCAAATAGTTGCTTAGAGTAACGATTTGCTAAATCTCTACACATTTCAATGGCCATCGGGTCACACTCCTCCAACTCCTCTACGGTTTTCTTCAGATCACAGTATGGGTCTCCATCAGTAAGAAATTCAGCCAATTTCGAGCCCCTGATAAAAAGGGAGAGAACAGAAATTAGCATATAGTCAGCGAAAGACATAGACTGCTATCAATCTATTATAAGGTCCAAATATTCACTGATTTGCATTTCCAGAATAAACGCAAAAAAATGTTCCCTATAGTATCCATTTATCATACCTTAAAGCATCAAACTTGCTAAAGCCACGAGAGTTTAATAAGAAAGTTTCCTTATAAACTTTTTCCCCAGAACTTTGCTGTCTATAAAGAGCACATACAGCTTTCATGCACAGCTCTGGATCCTTACCGAATGCAGCAAGCATGTCTGCCTCAAACTCCCACTTTGTGTTGTGATCTTTGTTCCTCTGAATTGTTGATAGAACCTCCTCGAAGTTCACATCATCATCTGACACTATTTGACTCACTCGAAACATCATTACTTTCTGAAACATCAGAGCTGTCAACAATAAATCCACCCAAGCTTTCACTTTCACTTTCACTATCTGACCCGATTTCTTCAGGTTCATCTTCTTTTGG
This genomic interval carries:
- the LOC126803014 gene encoding mitochondrial carrier protein MTM1; amino-acid sequence: MVELERAQNPWVTSDQPIDRVEIDGRDLSVMPELSVLDRGDAGFVAKRPCTATSDWKLGVAERAFSAAGAAFLSAIIVNPLDVAKTRLQAQAAGVPYSHPLSNITSRMAFFGPTTLFADLRCSPSCTRAGIHGTVSICPPDCFQYKSTLDVFYKIIRQEGFTRLWRGTNAGLALAVPTVGIYLPCYDIFRNWLEEFTARNAPSTSVYVPLVAGSLARSLACATCYPIELARTRMQAFKVMQNGAKPPGVLKTLLDVVSHVKTTSNNAESNLRGYRVLWTGMGAQLARDVPYSAICWSTLEPIRRRLLNLVGDEANAISIFGANFSAGFVAGTIAAAATCPLDVAKTRRQIENDPVRQMKMTTRQTLVEVWRGGGLKGLFTGVGPRVGRAGPSVGIVVSFYEVVKYALHQRYAAS
- the LOC126803026 gene encoding LOW QUALITY PROTEIN: uncharacterized protein LOC126803026 (The sequence of the model RefSeq protein was modified relative to this genomic sequence to represent the inferred CDS: inserted 2 bases in 1 codon); this encodes MWGKSQAQKSSSQTSVTEIDPGPKEDEPEEIGSDSESESESLGGFIVDSSDVSESNDVSSESNSXSDDDVNFEEVLSTIQRNKDHNTKWEFEADMLAAFGKDPELCMKAVCALYRQQSSGEKVYKETFLLNSRGFSKFDALRGSKLAEFLTDGDPYCDLKKTVEELEECDPMAIEMCRDLANRYSKQLFEIYKNKEDPLFLPS